Part of the Falco cherrug isolate bFalChe1 chromosome 1, bFalChe1.pri, whole genome shotgun sequence genome, AGTTTGGACCACAGAGAAACACCCTATAGTGCCTAACACTCTGTAGTAGCAAGAGGGTAGGAGGCAAGTAGGGAGAGATGCCACTTCATCACCCTGGGGAGCAGGACCAAAGATGACCAGGTTTAGAACGACACCAGCGCTTTCTGCTGGCATTAGATGTTTCTTTTGGGGCAACACTGATGCTGCAGCCAAGCAGGGATGCTCGAACCCCCCAGGATAGGTCTCCCTGGCCAACCAAAGGAACAGACAGGACCGCGATGACTTTACCCCCCCAAGGTCTGGCTGTGGCCCCGGGTTCCCACTGGACACCCCACCGCTGCCCCCAGCTCACCTGTGCACGCACTGAGCCCCATATTTCCCAGCAGGACAGGGTTCccggcagctcctgccctgccagccagggctgcagctgcagtgcccgCTGACGGGACTGCAGGAGCCGTGCAAACAGTCGCAGCGCCGCTGGCACGCCGGCCCCCAAAACCCAGCCTTGCATTCGCACTTGCCCGTCTCCTGGGCACAGGGCGAGATGTTGCAGGAGCATTTGAAGCtgcacctcctgccccaccagcctggctggcagTGGCAGTGGCCGGTCAGCGGGTCGCAGTGGGAGCTGGTGGGGTTGCACTGACATTGCTTCTTGCAGGTGGGTGCCCACCAGCCTGGCTCGCAGCGGCAGGCACCGGTGAGGGGGTCGCAGCGGCCGTGGGGGCCACACTGGCAGGGGAACTGGCAGAGCTCTCCCCAGTGGTTGGGGTCGCAGGTGCAGCGCCCGCTCACCGGGTCACAGCGCCCATTGCGGTGGCACGGGCAGCTCCGCTTGCAGTCGGGGCCCCAGTATTGCTCAGGGCAGCCTGCGAAGGGAAGGAGATGGCAAGGATGGGGGGTCGCGGGGAAGCCTGGCAGCCCCCCGACCATCCAGGCTGCCAAATGGGGTGGCGAGGGCTGAGCCCTGAGGAAATACTCACGGGAACTGCAGTCTGCTCCGAAGAAGCCGGGTTTGCAGAAGCAAACCCCAGGTCTCACGCAGACCTCATCCACCCCGCAGGCATCCTCCCCCTCGCAcagtgctgtcagcagcagggcaggcatgTCAGTGCACGGCAGCACCCCCCCGGCGcgcaccccctgcccctgacCACCTCCTGCCGAGACGGCCTTCCCGGGAACACCGCCATCCCGCTTCCTGCCCCATCCCTCAGGCTGAGCCGCAGCACCGTTAGCCGCTTGCTCAGTGAGCGTTTGAGGGTCCCCGTGGTGCAGCGCCCCATTGCCACCGCTCGAGGAGAGCTGTAGGGCCGCTCCCCAACACCCAGCGCCATGGAGGAGCCACAGCCGAGAGCAAGGACTGAGCTTTGGCCTTCGTCACCATCCATCACTCACCGGCCGTGCACTCCTGCCCTTCCTGCTTCCAGCCGGGGCAGCACGCTGGGCCGCTGGGGAGCCTGCGGGAGAGACCCAGGGGCCgtcagccagggcagggggtgctgggACCAGCGTGGGTTTGCGGGAGGCATCGCAGCTTCGGCTAAAGCGAAGCAAATGCGGGCGCTCGCCCCAGCTgggcccagcagcagggagggggtgCGGTGCCGCGGGCATTGCTCCGGAAGGAAACCAgcaaaatagaaggaaatttaAGAGGCTGCAGCCCAAgcaggcagtggggctgggcggTGGGACAGGCCTGCCCAGCTCCACCGCTTCGGAGCCCATGCCCAGTCCCCGATGCTCCGGGAGCGGCTCAAACCTTTGCCAGCAACTCAAAAAAAACAGGCACCAAAGCGAAGGCAACTAAAGGTGCTGCCATCGATGGCAAGACCAACAGGAGAGGCAGCGtagcagcaaagcagaggggACACTGGCTCCAGAAGCCCTTCGGGGTGTGCTATGCCTAAATTTCCCACCTGATGTGCGATGAAACTTTTGCCAACACTCTCACATCTCCCCGCTGCCCTGTGCATTGGGAGCATGTGAGAAATAACTCCAAGAAGGAGTCTTGGTGCCCCAAATGCCCATGCACACACCTCAACCACgctccccagcatcaccccagccTCTGCACCCACACAATGCCAGGCTGCAGATCTCTGTCCACGGAAGGATGGGCGGACAATGaccccctggggctgctgggaggcCCCAGGAGATGGAGGGGCCCGAGTGGGGATCCCCGTGGCACATACCTGCAGACGTTCCTGCCGTCGGGGTCAAGCTCCTGGGCAGAGCTctgcacccacagccacagctggaggcagaggatgGGCCGGGTGCTCCCCATCCCGACAGGGCACAAGGGCCCAAGTCCCAGcggctccccagccctgcactggCGTCCGTCTGTCCCGtctgtcccgtcccgtccctcCCGTGGTCAGCCTCTTCCTCCCACCAGCCTTGGGTTTCTTCCTGAGGAAACGCGGGAGGAGGCGCCCTGATCCAGACGTCAGGGAtgcagtggggagggggaggcagggaatgCCACCACATGGGCTATTTGTGGCCCTTGCTGCCACCCTAGCAGCAGAAAAGAGCATCCAGGGCCTCGGCGCAGCCACGCAGGGGCTGGTGCCTGCCTGAACATCACCCACAGTCATCCCGCTCCCCCGGTGCCCATTCTCCATCACCCCCAAAGCTGTTTTAGCCAACGTCCCCCAACCCACATGAGGTGTCcactgcctctccctgccctgacCGCCATGAGCCACCCTACAGCGCTGCCAACCCCGGGCAGGGGCTGAAAGGTGGGGTCCCTACATCCCCCACAGGGACACAGCGTGCTCCACGCTGGCTTTTGAACCACTGCTGGCCACTGTCCCACCTCACTGTCTCCCCAGGAGCTTTGTGTCAGCAGATGCACAGGAAACACCTTTTTCCTACCCAAGGCCAGCTCAGCCAGGGGGGCCCGGACTGGAAGCACACTGCTCCCCCCACCACGCAGGACTTAACCCCTCCGTGCCCAGCGCTGCAGCATTGCAACCCTGTAGCCCCGCTCCCCATCACAGCTGACCCACTGAAAGGGGCTCGGGGGGGCTGATGGAGcgcagccagccacagccctttGCAGCGGCGCACAAAAAGCAGCGGCTGCGCTGGAGAACTGTGGCCGAAGCCCAGCAGCatcacccagcccttcccaggcaaGGAGAGCGAGGAGGCTGCAGCGGGTACCTTGGAGGAGAAATGAGACTGATTTATTTCTGACTCCAGTTCCAAAGCTAGAAAATACCTGACCCAAGGGGCCCGACTCACCCCCGTGAACACGAGGACTGTTCCACTCTCCAGTTCCCAGTAATCACAGGAAGAAGTCCCAGGACAAAACCAATTCACCCCATGCCTGAAGAGTGCAGGAGTAGCACTGGCGGTGCTGATCCTGACTGCTCCAACACAGGAGCACCCGAACACCCTGTGCAGCGtgctcagcccctgccagccGTGCAGCTATCCCAGGGCAGCACTcggccagccccagcaccccaaatCGACCTTCACATTGCAGGGATGAGGGGAGGTATGAACAGAAAGGGGTGAAGCAAAATACCCCACAGGGCAGGATCGGGTGATGGGATCCTGGGCTGTGAGCAGAGGTGTTTGGCAGAAAGAGCCATCAGCAGGTGGGAAGAGCCCTTTTGGGGTAAGGCAGGGGGTGCAGACCCACTCTGCACTGAGCTGCAAGCACGGAGAagtggggagcagggacatGGCTGTGCAGGACCCCCATAGTTAAGCCATGGGCACAATGAAGGGGTAGCCGATGGGCAGAGATGCCTGGAGGTGCTCAGCCGTCCCGTGCCAGGCCAGCACCCTACACTGCGTCCCGGCTAGTTTGAAGGAAGGTTCCCCACGCTGCAGCTTCACAACCACCATGGTATGGGGaagctgccagggctgccatGCCGCTCTCAAAGATGCTGGaagaagaggagctgggaagtgCTTCTGCGAGGCCAGATCCGGCTCCGGTTCAGGTGGGATCAGAGGGGCGGCGTGGCTCTGTCGGGGGAGCTGGCCACAGGCTCACTCTCTCCCTCTGGCTCCAGCTGCGTGTCCCGTGAGTCGATGATTTCCCAGGTTCCAGAGCAGCTGGATGTGGGGGGGTCTTTGCTGCTGTCCTGATACCACAGACCAAAACTGCAGAGAGAGCAGATAACAGCTGTGGGGGGAGAAAAGCCTTCTCAGGGAAGCAGCCGTATCCCAACCTCCCTCCGCATTTGGTGACAGCAGCGGGATGCAGCCCGGCCAGCAGCAAGGCTtgctctgcccctgcccaggaCAAGGCAGTTCCCCCCAAACCAAGCAACCAACCCCCCCTTCAGCAgcacccctgccagccctgcatgGGGCAGCCTGGCTCCGTCCCGGTCATACCCTCAGCAGGTGCTGGGTCCACAGCCCCAAACCTCctctccaccagcacagccacccgtccccaccagcaccccagcacaggAACAAACTTACAAGCTCCTAATTTTGGATTCAGGAGGCTGAGCATCCACACAGTCTGCTCCGcgagctgggagccaggagccCTCATCTTCATCACTGCAGCACAAAGAAGCGGGGGGTAAACCTGTACTGAGTCGGGGGCTCACCACAGCTGTGAGTACCAGAGCCACCCCAGGGCTCTCTGCCAAGCCAAGCAGTgtcccctgcagagctgggggcacATGGACCGGTGCCACTGTGCCCTGAAGcactggtgggctgtgaccTGCCACAAAGCCACCGCGATGCTCGCATCCCAGATACGGCCGCGTTTCACAGcaagcccagccccagctcctcaAACACGTTTCACAGCAAGGCCAGCCACAAGGCTCCTCAAACACCGGCTTCAAACGCCTGGCACTTTGCCAGCGGATGGTGTGTCCCCGGTTGCCACAACAGCAGAAACCACAACCCGCTGTACAGTCTTCAGGcatcccctgccccacagcaagCGCACGCTTCCCTGGGGGAACAGCCCAACAACCACCAGCCACGGCTCGGGGCCAAGGTGGGTGACATCCTGCCATCAAGGTGGGtgacagccaggcagggaagcGGGGAACACATGAGAGCAGCTTTCATAGGGCAGCAGCTATCCTCACCAGGCAGGGAGGCGAGCAGGcacccccccagacccccccagTTGCCAGCAGAGACCCCAACACAAGCAAGCAGCAGGTTGTAGTAGCAGAGGAGAGCTCACCCCCCTTCAGACTTTAATAGAACCCCTAAAAACCAGTGCCATACAGCTCCCCCGGTGCCACGCAGCAGCTTTAGCCCAGGCTTCaccccccagctgcctgcagtcgTGCAGAGCTGGGGCCGGTGCCCGCAGGgtcttcccctccccatcaTGGGAAGTCTGCTGGAGCCAGCGCTGCCCACGACGTCTCGCAGAGCCTCCAGGGAACATCTCTGCTGCCATCTTCAAAGGCTGGACAGCCTCCAACTGTACAGCGCAGGGACCAGCCTGCCTTCTCGTGCAGTGGCCCCGCTGCCACCACCTTGCCTCCCTTGTGTCACACCCACGCAGAGACGAGTGGCATTTGGCCAGGCCACGTATGACTGGTGACAGGCACATGGGAGTTGCAGCAAAGAGCCTGGTCCCTGCGGCACTCCCGGGGCCAGAGCAAGACATCAACTGCAGACATCAAACCTTTGGAGGAGGCAGCTCTTGGTGTGGGGAGCTCCCTTCCAGGGTGTCACGGTGTCACAGCACACGGAAACACCAGCGCCTGCCAGCCAGCATCCCCCCTGCACGGGAGGCTCCCCGTCCGCTGTGGCCAGCCGGACTCACCTGCTCGCCGACTCCTCCACCGTTCCCAGCATTttagctctgattttttttctctgccttttgaTAGTCGACTTCATTGCATCCAAAAAGAAGCTGGGGACTCTCTCTTCGttcagcagctccctggcaaAAAGCAGCCAGCTGGTTCACCAAGGGCCTGGCAAAGAAATCCTCCTGGAATGCACCAGGAGCAGCCTCCgacagggctgcagggacaggatgAACCCAGCTTGCTGCCCCAAACCGCCGCGGCAGGACTCACCGCTGGTAATAggccagctcctcctgcaccaAGAACAGGTTGGTCTTGAGCTCGTTCCGCTCTTGCAGGATCTGCTGCAGCTCGTCcttggagaagcagcagtgagCATCCTGGTGCCGCAGCTCCTCCGCGGGTGATGGCGCGCCTtcctgtggggatggggagTCAGCAGGCAAGCTGAGACGCTGAAACCTCCACCCAAAGGCTGGGTGCCATGTTGCAGGCAGAGATGGAGAAGTCTCAGAAATTAGTCTGCTAGTTTTCCATGCGCCATGGCCACTCCCCAGCTTGGCTAGCTCCCGCCACCCATCACCATGCGTAGCAAATCCTCCTCATCCTCTGAATCCCACCCTGCTTCTCCTCCCATCACCTCGCTTCTCTTGCTCCTTCCTCCACCCCTACCAATTTTTCCCAAACAAGGTGTTACCAACATCGCAGGCACTGCGCCATTTGACTTTCAGCACTGGGGTTTACTCGAGCGGCCGTGTCCTGCTGGCTGGTGGGTCTGGGCATGCCTGACACCCCACACAGAGCCGGGAAAGCTGGGTTGGCATCAGTgatgccctgcagcagctgggccaCAGGCTCGGACTCACCAGGCTGGGCTTTGGCGGCTGGATCTCCGAGGCggtcctgctcctcctgcttgtTTCCCTCTGGATTTGCAGCATCATGGCCTCCAGGTCCGACTTCTTCTCCAGCGCGCTCTTGAGCTGAGCCTGCACCACGGCCACCTTGTGACGCAGCTCCTCGTTCATGGCCATGAAGCGATGCAgttgctcctgcagctggagggccCAGGGCAGCGAGTGaggcacagccacagctctgggCCCCCACCCAGGGCCATCAGCACCtacagagctgggagaggcaTCTGGCCCAGCAGGCTCCCCAGCCACCACgacagccctggggagaggTGACATGAAAGCAAGTCCCCAGGCCCTTCACACACCACACCCATGAGCTCCCACATACTCACCGCCTCTGTGTCTCGGCTCTTGCAGACGATCTCGTGGGCCTGGGCACGAAGCTGATCCCTCTGCTTGTCCACCACCTCCTTCAGCCGCAGCATCACCTCCCGCTCCTTCCGTGCCATGCTGTCTGAGCCCAGACGGGTGCAGACAGGCGTGAGTGTCCTCAGGACCCAAGGGCTCCCCTAACCCTACACTGCCACGAGATTCCTACGTGCTGCTGCAAAGCCAGACTAACGTTCCCGGCAGGTagcagagcaggaacagcagaaagaggGAAGCGGAGAGCTTCAGGCTGTGCCCAACGCATCCATGTGCTGGCAAGAGCAGCCCACGCCCTGTgctctc contains:
- the RILP gene encoding rab-interacting lysosomal protein → MAEGRRGAEPLWRTPPGRLAPPHVYRMAGALGAELRRLAGRFGPEAVAGLVPPVVRLLELLEALVAPAGAEGEAAAAAAARQDAEPEQGLWDAERREQALHSRLACLEEQNRQLLEQLVESQSQEDSMARKEREVMLRLKEVVDKQRDQLRAQAHEIVCKSRDTEALQEQLHRFMAMNEELRHKVAVVQAQLKSALEKKSDLEAMMLQIQRETSRRSRTASEIQPPKPSLEGAPSPAEELRHQDAHCCFSKDELQQILQERNELKTNLFLVQEELAYYQRELLNEERVPSFFLDAMKSTIKRQRKKIRAKMLGTVEESASSDEDEGSWLPARGADCVDAQPPESKIRSFFGLWYQDSSKDPPTSSCSGTWEIIDSRDTQLEPEGESEPVASSPDRATPPL